A portion of the Musa acuminata AAA Group cultivar baxijiao chromosome BXJ1-1, Cavendish_Baxijiao_AAA, whole genome shotgun sequence genome contains these proteins:
- the LOC135641110 gene encoding protein DWARF AND LOW-TILLERING-like, giving the protein MATPMGTPVHRLVAYFTESLALRVARLYPHIFTINAPPRRLIDASEEDDATALRLLDLISPIPKFLHFTLNEMLLKAFEGRDRVHVIDLDIKQGLQWPSLLQSLASRPRPPSHVRITGVGESRPDLHATGVRLARIAESLHLPFEFHPVVDRFEDLRLWMLHVKREECVAVSCSLMMHRALHDESGKAFMDLLGLIRSTNPATVVMAEQEAEHNEPDWGRRLARSLNHYAAIFDSLDDVLPQDSHARIKVEELFAKEIRNIVACEGDERIERHESFQRWRRRMTQEGGFTCLGIGEREMLQSRMILRMYSCDKYSIDVEGEGHGLTLKWLDQPLYTVSAWVPVDVAGSSSAHLSQI; this is encoded by the coding sequence ATGGCCACTCCGATGGGCACCCCTGTTCATCGCTTGGTCGCCTACTTCACCGAGTCCTTGGCGCTCAGGGTCGCAAGGCTCTATCCTCACATCTTCACCATCAATGCTCCTCCGAGGCGCCTCATCGACGCCAGTGAGGAAGACGACGCCACAGCGCTGCGGCTCCTCGATCTCATCAGCCCCATCCCCAAATTCCTCCACTTCACCCTGAATGAGATGCTGCTGAAGGCATTCGAAGGTAGGGACAGAGTGCACGTCATAGACTTGGACATCAAGCAAGGTCTCCAGTGGCCGAGCTTACTCCAGAGCTTAGCTTCCAGGCCTCGTCCTCCCAGCCACGTGCGGATCACCGGCGTCGGTGAGTCCAGACCCGACCTCCACGCCACCGGAGTCAGGCTCGCGAGGATCGCAGAGTCGTTGCACCTCCCATTCGAGTTCCACCCGGTGGTGGACAGGTTCGAGGATCTCAGGCTCTGGATGCTTCATGTGAAGAGGGAGGAGTGCGTGGCCGTGAGCTGCAGCTTAATGATGCACAGGGCGCTGCACGATGAGAGCGGAAAGGCTTTCATGGATTTGCTGGGTCTGATAAGGAGCACGAACCCAGCGACTGTGGTAATGGCGGAACAGGAAGCAGAGCACAACGAACCAGACTGGGGGAGGAGGTTAGCGAGATCACTCAACCACTACGCAGCCATCTTCGATTCTTTGGATGATGTTCTCCCTCAGGACAGCCATGCCAGGATCAAGGTGGAGGAGTTgttcgccaaggagatcagaaacaTAGTTGCTTGTGAAGGAGACGAGAGGATCGAGAGGCACGAGAGTTTccagaggtggaggaggaggatgacgcAGGAAGGTGGGTTTACATGCTTAGGCATCGGAGAAAGGGAGATGCTTCAGAGTCGTATGATACTGAGGATGTATTCCTGCGACAAGTACAGCATAGATGTGGAAGGGGAAGGCCATGGACTCACTCTCAAGTGGCTGGATCAGCCTCTGTACACAGTCTCTGCATGGGTTCCTGTGGATGTTGCAGGCAGCTCCTCTGCACATCTCAGCCAAATCTGA
- the LOC103984265 gene encoding heat stress transcription factor B-2b, translating to MGSPPLPPASEKADETTSAAAGHPEGQRPLPTPFLTKTYQLVDDPSVDDVVSWNEDGSTFVVWRPAEFARDLLPKYFKHNNFSSFVRQLNTYGFRKIVPDRWEFANDCFRRGEKRLLADIHRRKINPAAAAAAPIAVAVPINRAVSPANSGEEQVLSSNSSPGPQTPATTGSSGPTELREENERLRKENARLLRDLAQITNVCNQIAVLVSKYAADGGGGGGGGTTEVGAPPPILELMPATRVEKQEEEDADTVAAVEEGVIKVEEWTSEPRTPAGPSPKLFGVSIVGKRVREEEMDQDRTPAVKPDPFDPGPDPKEATSPERHQRSWVVYCPRPIRRSCNVPDNPTDRARDAS from the exons ATGGGCTCTCCGCCCCTTCCTCCGGCCTCGGAGAAGGCCGACGAGACGACTTCAGCTGCGGCGGGGCACCCGGAGGGGCAGCGGCCGCTCCCGACGCCCTTCCTGACGAAGACGTACCAGCTGGTGGACGACCCGTCGGTGGACGACGTCGTCTCGTGGAACGAGGACGGATCGACGTTCGTGGTGTGGCGACCCGCCGAGTTCGCCCGCGACCTCCTCCCCAAGTACTTCAAGCACAACAATTTCTCCAGTTTTGTTCGCCAGCTCAACACCTAC GGGTTTCGGAAGATCGTGCCGGATCGATGGGAGTTCGCTAACGATTGTTTTCGGAGGGGAGAAAAGCGCCTCCTTGCCGACATCCACCGCCGCAAGATCAACccggcggcagccgcagccgcgccGATCGCGGTGGCTGTGCCGATTAATAGGGCTGTGTCGCCGGCGAACTCGGGGGAGGAGCAGGTCCTCTCCTCGAACTCCTCCCCTGGCCCACAGACGCCGGCCACCACCGGATCCAGCGGCCCAACGGAGCTGAGGGAGGAGAACGAGAGGCTGAGGAAGGAGAATGCGCGGCTCCTCCGGGACCTCGCCCAGATAACGAACGTGTGCAACCAAATCGCGGTCCTGGTTTCGAAGTACGCGGccgatggcggcggcggcggcggcggcgggacgaccgaggtggGGGCTCCGCCGCCGATTCTGGAGCTGATGCCGGCAACACGGGTGGAGAAGCAGGAGGAAGAGGACGCGGACACCGTGGCGGCGGTTGAGGAAGGGGTGATCAAGGTGGAGGAGTGGACGAGCGAGCCGCGGACGCCGGCGGGGCCGAGCCCCAAGCTGTTCGGGGTTTCGATTGTCGGGAAACGGGTGCGGGAGGAGGAGATGGACCAGGATCGGACGCCGGCTGTGAAGCCGGACCCTTTTGATCCGGGGCCGGACCCGAAGGAAGCGACCTCGCCAGAGCGCCACCAGCGGTCGTGGGTGGTGTACTGCCCTCGGCCGATACGAAGGTCGTGCAACGTGCCGGACAACCCGACGGATCGCGCACGTGATGCGAGCTGA
- the LOC103989244 gene encoding E3 ubiquitin-protein ligase PUB23 produces MDGLDNVPPFFLCPISLQVMEDPVTISTGVSYDRASIDRWLTLYEHHTCPVTNQHLTDLTLTPNATLLRLIQSWAACSTGCVAAAVAATKPGFDVSEILGDLGDPAARADGKAKALNTIRSLVLDDDGNAAHMEKAGVTSLVASLIARCEPSEALRNLVDPVVLIDEATSVLHLLKPSPETLREVSERRNGELIANLASLLQRGSHQARVHAALLLRSIYEVVGDNLKARIPVDLIEGVVEILKDQNADRATTMALLAIMIEVLPHGKNRLKAVQAGAVAVTVELLVEESVDRRKCEAMLYLLELMCGRAEGRAELVGHPAGVAAVVAKLLSLSSGVTARAVMVLGLVCRYCGGVMEEMLQVGGVAKLFMLVQVDGNRRSREMAKGILGNHIKAWSKSPCFPSHCLP; encoded by the coding sequence ATGGATGGCTTGGACAACGTACCTCCTTTCTTCCTGTGCCCGATCTCTCTTCAGGTCATGGAGGACCCTGTTACCATCTCCACCGGCGTCTCCTACGACCGCGCCAGCATCGACCGATGGCTCACCCTGTACGAGCACCACACATGCCCGGTAACCAACCAGCATCTCACTGATCTGACACTCACCCCAAACGCCACCCTCCTCCGCCTCATCCAGTCCTGGGCTGCCTGCTCCACCGGATGCGTTGCTGCTGCGGTTGCCGCGACGAAGCCTGGATTCGACGTGTCGGAGATACTCGGCGATCTTGGTGACCCTGCGGCTCGTGCCGATGGCAAGGCGAAGGCTCTAAATACGATCAGGTCACTGGTATTAGATGACGACGGCAACGCGGCGCACATGGAGAAAGCCGGCGTGACTTCTCTCGTCGCATCTCTGATTGCCAGGTGCGAGCCATCGGAAGCTTTGAGGAACCTTGTTGACCCGGTGGTGCTGATCGACGAAGCCACCAGCGTGCTGCACCTCCTGAAACCATCGCCTGAGACCCTCAGAGAGGTTTCGGAGCGCCGAAACGGTGAGCTCATTGCAAATCTGGCTTCACTGCTGCAACGCGGTTCGCACCAGGCAAGAGTTCACGCAGCGCTTCTCCTCCGGTCCATCTACGAGGTCGTCGGTGACAACCTCAAGGCAAGGATACCTGTGGATCTGATCGAGGGGGTGGTGGAGATACTGAAGGACCAGAACGCAGACCGAGCAACGACCATGGCTCTACTGGCCATCATGATCGAGGTGCTGCCTCATGGTAAGAACAGGCTAAAGGCGGTGCAGGCCGGAGCAGTGGCGGTGACAGTGGAGCTACTGGTGGAGGAGAGCGTGGACAGGCGGAAGTGCGAGGCCATGCTGTACCTGTTGGAGCTGATGTGCGGGAGGGCGGAGGGGAGGGCGGAGCTGGTGGGGCACCCAGCGGgggtggcggcggtggtggcgaAGCTTCTGAGCTTGTCGAGCGGGGTGACGGCGAGGGCGGTGATGGTGCTGGGTTTGGTGTGCAGGTACTGCGGCGGGGTGATGGAGGAGATGTTGCAGGTGGGGGGAGTGGCCAAGCTCTTTATGCTGGTGCAGGTGGACGGCAACAGGAGGAGCAGGGAGATGGCCAAGGGCATCTTGGGGAATCACATCAAGGCATGGAGCAAGTCGCCTTGCTTTCCTTCTCATTGCTTGCCTTGA
- the LOC135641179 gene encoding homeobox-leucine zipper protein HOX6-like, translated as MGESEERCGGEEEGECCSKSSKGDRTRRFSEEQIRSLESTFEAQTKLEARQKQQLARELGLQPRQVGIWFQNKRARWKSKQLDREYRALRADYDALLSRFDSLNKEKQLLLKQRQGLTELLDKTEKNDRDAKSKEKERPRPSLKEEPDLEFAGCTEEEEEEEEEDDDDDNTLSYLCEDEPGPRAVQPATSSLPSSAEKQLHSATGRAAAQTSCSNSPWWEFWPLSE; from the exons atgggggaaAGCGAGGAGCGGtgtggaggagaggaggaaggagagtgcTGCAGCAAGAGCAGCAAAGGTGACAGGAcgaggaggttcagcgaggagcaGATCAGATCGCTGGAGTCCACGTTCGAGGCGCAGACGAAGCTGGAGGCCCGACAGAAGCAGCAGCTGGCGAGGGAGCTCGGCCTGCAGCCCCGCCAAGTGGGCATATGGTTCCAGAACAAGCGGGCGCGGTGGAAGTCGAAGCAGCTCGACAGGGAGTACCGCGCCCTTCGAGCCGACTACGACGCACTGCTCTCCCGCTTCGACTCGCTCAACAAGGAGAAGCAGCTCCTCCTCAAGCAG CGGCAGGGCCTGACGGAACTGCTTGATAAGACGGAGAAGAACGATCGAGATGCTAAAAGCAAAGAGAAAGAGAGGCCAAGGCCGTCACTAAAAGAAGAACCGGATCTCGAGTTCGCAGGTtgcacagaagaagaagaagaagaagaagaagaagacgacgacgacgacaatacGTTGAGCTACCTCTGCGAGGACGAACCAGGCCCGCGCGCCGTACAACCGGCCACCTCCTCCTTGCCTTCGTCGGCCGAGAAACAACTTCATTCCGCCACCGGCCGGGCCGCAGCCCAGACGTCCTGTAGCAACTCACCGTGGTGGGAGTTTTGGCCTCTCAGTGAATGA